The window ATTTGTCTTTGCCAGACACCAAAGTGGATTTATTAATCAAGTTGCTAAATCAGAATAAAGGTAGGTTATCAAAGAATAAAAGACAGAACGAGTTTGACGAAATCACCGATGAAGAACTTTCAGCAATTGAAGAGAGCTTTCAGTCCATTTTTGAAAAAAAGCAATAAATAAACGAAAGCCCAATAAAACCTAAACTGCATTAAAAGGCAGTTTAGCCAAACGTAGCATTGATGTTTATAAAAATTAGCCAAAGAGATTATCGAACTCTGGGACGAAACAGAAACATGGTAGATAAAAGTCCCTTCTGAACTAAAACAAGAAATTAAAACGCTACACAATAACTAAGCATTCTGACGGCTGGCCCTTTGACCCCTTCGACCCTTCGACACCCTTCGACAGGCTCAGGGACCGTGCTCAGGGACCACAAGCTCAGGGATTAGTTCAGGGTATTGGAAACTTGGTTTACTATGGGGAATGGTTTTCCCTGTTTTATTTTTTAATGGTTGGAGGATGAAAAAAATAGGTAATTACAGGTCTTCCTTTATGGTGTTTTTTTTGGGGTGCTAAAGCCACTTTTATGATGATTCAAGTGTGATTGTTAGGTGGTTTTTCCCTTTTGGACATACCTGTCCCATTAAGCTAACCGGTGCTTTTTATTTTGCTTTCTGATTTTGTTAAACCAGTTGGCTGGTGGTTCCTTGATCAAAGCATGCCAGAGTATGCTTTCTCCGGTTTTGCAATAGGAACACTTTCTGAACAGGGAAGCCGGTTTTTCTCCTACTTCTATTACGACCTGACCGATCTGACTGTCGATATTGACCTTATGTGTGGCCTTGAAGGCACTGGCTAGGATTCCATAATGTCTGATCCGGGTAAAACCCTTGGGTACCCTATAGCACCTTTGTAGAAAATACAAGGTAAGTAGGACGAAGAAAAACTTATTAGCCCGCCCTGTAATAAACAGGGTTTGGTTAGATGAAGGGTTACTGATTCTTTGCTTCTTATTATTATCTTTATAGGTATTAATAAAATAGGCTATCATGCGCTACGCTACTGGGCAAGGACAACAGTACTGACATTAGGCAAAGTAAATTATTTAAATAATCAAGAATATGAAAAGCAAACTTATACTATCTAGTATTATATGGATAATCTCTTTACAATGTTTTGCTCAGTGGGAGTTAAAAGACACAACTGAATTTTCACCAAGACAAGGTCTACCTAATTTCTTTGATAAGATAAATTCAAAACAAGACGTTAAAATTGGATTTATAGGAGGAAGTATCACTGCAGCAAATGGTTGGCGACCTAAAATAGTATCTTGGCTGGAAGAGCAATACTCCATAAATGACTTGTTCAGCTATAGTTCCGCCATTGGAGGTACTAACTCTAAGTATGGAGTGTTTAGAATTGATGAACATTTACTGAGTAAGTCTGATTTTGACCTGATATTCATCGAATTTGCAGTGAATGATGGCGGTGCAAGTTCCTCTGATGTAGAAAAAAGCATGGAAGGAATGGTGCGTAAAATATGGTCAAAAAATCCATATACAGATATTTGCTTCGTTTATACAGTTAATGCAGCTTCATTATCTGACTGTGAAAACGGTAAAATGAATATGTCTGCGACTAAACATGATTCAATAGCGTCATATTATGACATACCATCTGTTTTATTGACTCCTCAAACTTATAATAGGATTGAATCAGATTCTGTTGTTTGGTATGACAGCGATTATGACAAAACGACCTTCTTAAACAGTTCTGGGCAGTACGTTTTTACAGCAGACAAAGTTCATCCAACAGATTTCGGACACGAAGTTTATAAGGATATTTTAGCAAAATGTTTATTGAAGATAGATATGTTGAGAGGTGTAAAAGAACATCTTTTAAAGCCTGTATTGAATACCGACAATTATGAAAATACTACGATGATTAAAGGTAAAGTAATGCAATCAAAAAATTACGATTATGTTGATTCAACCGGACAGTTAAGCTATCTCGACAAATTTAACCCAATAGAAAATCCCTATTTTGTTTCTCAAGACACTAGCTCTACTTACCAATTTTCCTTTATAGGAAATGAAATGGGTTTAGATATATTAGTCGGCCCAACAGGAGGAAGGTATATTATTGAGGTCGATGGAGTAAAAAAAGAGTTTGCTAACTGGGATGGTTATTGTTCTTATTATAGAAAGCAGTCAAGGTTTGTGAAATTGAGTGAAACGAAGAAGCATATTGTGAAAATTTATCCATCCGGTCAACCTTTAACTCTTGAAGAAAAAAGAAATTCATTGAATAATGACAGTAGAAAAGCAGACTTTGACACCAATCCTGAGAAATATGATAAAAACGAATTGATTTTTTCACATATATTTCTGAATGGAACATTGTCTGATTAATCAACTGATAATATGTTAAGGAAACACCATTGATTGATCAGGGGATAAATATCATGAAGGCGGGGATGTTTGCGTAACTTTGAGGTTTTTTATTGCTCCTTAACCTCCTGCTGATTAAGGGCTACTGGTAGTTTTTTGGTCGTTTGATGGAGGATAGATTGATGTTACTTTCCTTCCGGCCAAAGATTCGAAACTGATAGGGCAGTCCGTAAAGGGTGTGTATGAAGAAACTATCGGATGGAGTGTGGTGCTTACGCTTTAAGAAATGAAAGTAATCCTGTATGCTTTTCTATAGGGTATATAGCTTTTGGCCGGCAGGGTTTTTGCATCTACTTTAGTTAAGAAAAAAAGGAATTGTTAGGCTTAACCCATTTTCTATAAAATAAATTTCATAGCTAACGGGGATTGTTTGTTAGGTATTCAAACAATAATCAGGTCATTTTTATAACGCTAGTAAGGATTATTTTGGAATCGTAATTGAGAATGTACTTCCGACACCTAAGGTCGAATCAACATTAACTATTCCCCCTAAATTTTCTGTAATCTTTTTTACAGAAGCCAAGCCTATACCTGATCCCAATTTACCATCCTTATCTTCAATTCCAACAATTCTAAAAGGATCAAAGACCTTATTTAACAATTCCTTAGGTATTCCGTCACCATTATCTGCTACATGAAGGTTATATTGTTGCTCGTTTTCAGAAAAGTTTATTTCAATTTCCGGATTACCCTTATTATTATATTTTATGGCGTTGGTAATCAAATTAATCATTATCTGTAATAAAGCAGACTTGTCGGTGATAATGGCATTTGAATTGCCCTTTAAAGTGAATTTCACCTCCCTCTCTGAATCTGTAATTTGTTGAAGCTCATTAAATATCTCATTTACCGAAATTAGCTCAAATCTTTTTTCCGATAACGCATCATTTTTGTAATATTGAAGCAAGCCATCCACATAATTCTTTAACGATTTAGAGGAGGAAATCAAATATTGAATGTATTTCTGTGATTCTGCACTAAGTTTACCTTCGTTTTCTTCGTTCAAAAACTCAGTCAGCGAAATAATATTTGAAAAAGGAGACTTTAAGTCATGAGAAACTGTTTTGGCAAATTTCTTTAATTCTTCATTTCGTTTCTTTAATTCATTTTGGAATTTTATTAAAAGAAAATTTTGATAGCGCTGCTCAAACAGACTTGTTACTTGTTGAGCCATAGTAATCAATGCATTTTTTTGTTCTTTAGTTAACTTTCGGGGTTTTGTGTCATAGACACATAAAGTTCCAAGTTTAAAACCTTCCGAATTTGTCAATGGCGCTCCTGCATAAAAAATTGCTTGGTGTTCGGTAACCAAAGGATTATCATGAAACCTCTCATCTTTTCTTGAGTCCTCAACAATTGTAATAGGATCTTGGGAATTTATGGCATGTCCACAAAAAGAAATTTCCCTGGGTGATTCATTGAACGCAAGTCCGTGATGTGATTTTAAAAAATTGCGGTCCTTGTCGAGTAGTGTTATAAGTGAAATTGGGGCATCACAAATGTAAGCCATCAATGCGGTGATATTATCATAGCTACTTTCAGGAATAGTGTCTAATAATTGATATTTATTTACTTCTAACTGCCTTCTTTCTTCGTTATCTGCTAACCTTGGAGGGATCATTTAATCTACTTTAGCTTATAAAGCGTGAAGATAAAGAAATAAGATGATACAATTCGCAGCGCAATGTTTGGGATCCAAAAAATAGTATTCAATATCCTAGTAATCACCTATTTAACTCTATACTCGGTTCCGGAGATAATTTAGGGTGTCATATGGGCCAGCCTAACACTTATCGCCAATTTTAGTGAACAAAGGTTCTAGAATGAGGTTTAGTTCCGGATCCAAGGCCTATTTTATATCCTATCCATTAGTGTGTTTTTTTGCAACATAGTTGCTAAAAATTAGTAAGCCCTTATCTTTGCACCTCAATTGCAAAAAAGCCTAAATCATACCATCCCAACAAGTAGGATTATCATCAACCAACATCAATAAAGAACTACCTAATAGGCTAAAACAATGAGTACAAAACAAAAAACAAAGCAACTTTTTAATTTCATTCCTGTATTATTATTAATATTTTCATCTTGTATAGATGAAGACAATACTCCCAAAACATTACCGGCTGTTTCTGATATAGAAGTAGGCCTTCACAATAATGAAATTGGAGTAATTGACGATGACTTTCACTTCAATGCAGAGGTTTTAGCCGGAGACTTACTTGAAGCTGTTCAAGTAGATATCATACAAAGAAGTGAAGAAAATTATGAGAAGGAATGGTCTTTTCAAATCATTTTTACCGATAGAATCGAAGGATTAAAAAACGCCAGTCTTCATCGACATTTTTCCATTCCCGCCGAGGCCCCTAGAGGTAAATATGATTTTATTATTACAGTAATAGATCAAAATGGTACAAGCCTGGAAGAAGTGAGGGAAATTAATATAATTGACGCTGCTGATTATCCCGAGGTAAGCCCATATGTAAGTGTTTTCGGTATAGACAAAATAGATGCTGAAGGTAAATCCGGATTCAACAATTTTTACAATAATGGAAATTTCCAAAATCCGAATGCTGCATTTTTCAGCAAGGATGAATCTATCTGGTCAACTTTTCAAATAGGTAATACCAAAGGCGATGGAATCATGTATGGACTACTAATTAAAACGAGCCACAATCATAAACCTGAAAACATTGAAGAGATAGATTTTAATAAGGTAATTGTAACCGAGTATTTAGAGCATAATGGGGAAGAAGAGGTGTTTGTGTTGAAAAACAACCGGGATACCGGCCATTGGAATTATGGACCTGTGCTAAAAATAGGAGCAGAGAAAGACAATAACCTACCTGACCCTTACTCAATTACTGAAAGTAAAGATTGGGAAAATGGCAGCTATTACTATGGGGTTGTATATACGAATTTGAGTTATAATAGAAGTACTTTTAAATATATCACATTTGAAATAAAAGGGTTTTAATACTGAATTCGGAAAAAACTAATAAAATTTTCCGTTTATTATAATAATCCAAGGGTGACTACTGATCATGCCCTAGCTTAATGGGCATGATCTTTTTTCTTAGGAAGATAAGCCCGGGTATACGCATGTTTTCGATTATCCTCCGATATTTTTCCATGTAGCACCACCACTTTAATCAACAAATTTTTTGCTGCTTCAGCCTATTCAATGGGTGGCCGGAACCACAGCTTCAGGCTCAACTCGGGCCTACACTGTCTATTCCTTTAGCAGGGTCTTTTCCGACTTTATTACTAGGTTAGAGTGGTCCGCCCAAGCGAGAGGAAAAACGCCTGTTTTCTAAACCCAATGAAAAAACCCATCCAACAGTTGGTACCCGGCTATTTGATTAAGCGGATCTAGTCCAGATGTCTACTAACTGGTCCATATTATAAGTATTATTATGCCAATCAGAATGAATAACGGATAACAAATCCTTTGATAAAGGAGGGCGACTGAAGCCGGGTCCTTTAAACTTAATTTAGCGGATACACGCTTTGTTTTATAATACAGTCTAACCACCGATGACATTGTCATAGAAGTAATAATGAAATAAGAGAAAATAAAAATATTATCTGAAATTGTAGAAGACTCATCAGAAACTTTATACACCGAAAAATATAGGGCAACACAGGCTAAAAAACTAGTAACTTGGATTCCAGCTATGGCCTCGAAAAAGTTCAGGCCAATATATGTTGTGCTATACGTAATTAATAACATGATTGCTATAGGAATCACGATTTTTCGATAAAAATCTACGTGTCCTCTCTGAAGAATATAGGAAAAGCTAAAGCTGTATACCGGAATCACTTGAGTAGAACTTCCGAAATTCTTCACAGAATTAATAAAATCGTTTCGATAACCTACAAATTCAATAATTGGGGACCAACCTGAAGTTTCGAAATTTTTATCCCTCAGTTCTTCATCTGTCGGTTGAATTAGAAAGGGGGTCAACGAATTGGTTGCCTGAACAAAGATGTTAAAATTTTGATTGTCAAAAGGGTATAGGCGATGATCAGGCGAAAAATAAAATTTGCCAGAGACTTTTGCAAGAAGGTGATAATTGTCTTTGTTCTTCTCTTCGCTCAATACTTGCTTTTCTACAAGAGGAGCGTGATCGGCTTCACTTCGGGCAGCATTACTAAACTTAATATCTGAAATATCAATCTTTTGTTTGGCAGTTATCTCAATGTAAAATACTGCTCTGAAGGTTTGGCTCTTGTCATCGATATGATCGATGGAAACCATATCGATATTTGTATAAAGGACAGGTGTAGGGGTAGGTTTACCTTTTCCTTGATGTAGGTATTGAATAGGTGCTAGAATTAGTGATTTATTGGTTTTCGGTTTCCAGACTAGGAGTACGTCCCCTGATCTAGACCCTTCTGAATTGAAAGAATAATTGGCAAACCAACCTTTATAATACTTTTTATAATTGGTGTAACGTTGTAACTGCCGAACGATACGATTTCTTATTGATATGACATGTTTTTCATGATAAGAGAGTAAATTACTTGTATCACCTTGTGCTTTATATTCTTCAATATTTAAATCTTCTTTTTTTGCTGCGTCTACTATTAAAGCTATAGCATCAGAATACTTTCCAGCATAACCGATACCGAGGGGATCAATATCTAATCCGGGTGCTTTTTTCTTGATTTCATTTAACTGCTCCTCAAATCTGATATTAAGGGCATTCGGAATTCCAACCACATTAATATCAAAGAACTCACCGATTGAATCGCTAGTTTTTAATGAGCTAAGTACAGGTCCTAAAGGAGCAAGTAGAGTCATGATAGGAATGTCTTTATTCGATTCACGGTATTTATCAATAAATCTAGTAGTGTTCTCCTTTCCTCTCGAAAATATTAAAAAATTGGTGTTTTTTGTTATTCCTTGGTTCAAATAATCTAGTTCGGTTTCCGACAATAATTCACCTTGAGGATACCACTTTTCTAAAGTTATAGCAATGTTTTCGTTATTTTCTTGTAATTCCCGTAAGGAGTTTGCAAATCGCTCAGTATATAAATCTCCTGCACGACCAACGAATCCAATATTCAGTTTGGATGAATCCGCTTTTCTCTCAATAAAAGTTTTAAAAACCTCAATTTCATTATCCATACCCTTATCAAGACTAAGGATGTTCTCATATTTAACAGCAGGATCAATTATTGCAAAATCACCTAGCCAAGGGATCCCAGACTGCCCAATTATATCGACGATTTCTCTTGCTCGTGTACTATTCCAACACCCAACCATAGCAATCATTGACTTGTCTTTTAGATAACGATTTACCAATGATTTAGTTGAGTCAATATTTGCTTTGTCGTTCATGTATTCCACCTTAATCTTCCGACCATCTATTCCACCCTTGCCGTTGATCACTTCTACCCGCTGAGTGATGATTTTTTGTATCGCGGCATACGAGGTTTCAGTAATGTCAACATCATTAAGGATGACTCCGATTTTATGGGCCTTTCCTTGCGAAAATGCTGTTGATGTAGTGGAGAGGAAAATGAAAAACAGTAGGAGTTTTAATTTAATAATATAGTTCATAATGCT of the Cyclobacterium marinum DSM 745 genome contains:
- a CDS encoding SGNH/GDSL hydrolase family protein; its protein translation is MKSKLILSSIIWIISLQCFAQWELKDTTEFSPRQGLPNFFDKINSKQDVKIGFIGGSITAANGWRPKIVSWLEEQYSINDLFSYSSAIGGTNSKYGVFRIDEHLLSKSDFDLIFIEFAVNDGGASSSDVEKSMEGMVRKIWSKNPYTDICFVYTVNAASLSDCENGKMNMSATKHDSIASYYDIPSVLLTPQTYNRIESDSVVWYDSDYDKTTFLNSSGQYVFTADKVHPTDFGHEVYKDILAKCLLKIDMLRGVKEHLLKPVLNTDNYENTTMIKGKVMQSKNYDYVDSTGQLSYLDKFNPIENPYFVSQDTSSTYQFSFIGNEMGLDILVGPTGGRYIIEVDGVKKEFANWDGYCSYYRKQSRFVKLSETKKHIVKIYPSGQPLTLEEKRNSLNNDSRKADFDTNPEKYDKNELIFSHIFLNGTLSD
- a CDS encoding sensor histidine kinase, with the protein product MIPPRLADNEERRQLEVNKYQLLDTIPESSYDNITALMAYICDAPISLITLLDKDRNFLKSHHGLAFNESPREISFCGHAINSQDPITIVEDSRKDERFHDNPLVTEHQAIFYAGAPLTNSEGFKLGTLCVYDTKPRKLTKEQKNALITMAQQVTSLFEQRYQNFLLIKFQNELKKRNEELKKFAKTVSHDLKSPFSNIISLTEFLNEENEGKLSAESQKYIQYLISSSKSLKNYVDGLLQYYKNDALSEKRFELISVNEIFNELQQITDSEREVKFTLKGNSNAIITDKSALLQIMINLITNAIKYNNKGNPEIEINFSENEQQYNLHVADNGDGIPKELLNKVFDPFRIVGIEDKDGKLGSGIGLASVKKITENLGGIVNVDSTLGVGSTFSITIPK
- a CDS encoding DUF4625 domain-containing protein; amino-acid sequence: MSTKQKTKQLFNFIPVLLLIFSSCIDEDNTPKTLPAVSDIEVGLHNNEIGVIDDDFHFNAEVLAGDLLEAVQVDIIQRSEENYEKEWSFQIIFTDRIEGLKNASLHRHFSIPAEAPRGKYDFIITVIDQNGTSLEEVREINIIDAADYPEVSPYVSVFGIDKIDAEGKSGFNNFYNNGNFQNPNAAFFSKDESIWSTFQIGNTKGDGIMYGLLIKTSHNHKPENIEEIDFNKVIVTEYLEHNGEEEVFVLKNNRDTGHWNYGPVLKIGAEKDNNLPDPYSITESKDWENGSYYYGVVYTNLSYNRSTFKYITFEIKGF
- a CDS encoding ABC transporter substrate-binding protein: MNYIIKLKLLLFFIFLSTTSTAFSQGKAHKIGVILNDVDITETSYAAIQKIITQRVEVINGKGGIDGRKIKVEYMNDKANIDSTKSLVNRYLKDKSMIAMVGCWNSTRAREIVDIIGQSGIPWLGDFAIIDPAVKYENILSLDKGMDNEIEVFKTFIERKADSSKLNIGFVGRAGDLYTERFANSLRELQENNENIAITLEKWYPQGELLSETELDYLNQGITKNTNFLIFSRGKENTTRFIDKYRESNKDIPIMTLLAPLGPVLSSLKTSDSIGEFFDINVVGIPNALNIRFEEQLNEIKKKAPGLDIDPLGIGYAGKYSDAIALIVDAAKKEDLNIEEYKAQGDTSNLLSYHEKHVISIRNRIVRQLQRYTNYKKYYKGWFANYSFNSEGSRSGDVLLVWKPKTNKSLILAPIQYLHQGKGKPTPTPVLYTNIDMVSIDHIDDKSQTFRAVFYIEITAKQKIDISDIKFSNAARSEADHAPLVEKQVLSEEKNKDNYHLLAKVSGKFYFSPDHRLYPFDNQNFNIFVQATNSLTPFLIQPTDEELRDKNFETSGWSPIIEFVGYRNDFINSVKNFGSSTQVIPVYSFSFSYILQRGHVDFYRKIVIPIAIMLLITYSTTYIGLNFFEAIAGIQVTSFLACVALYFSVYKVSDESSTISDNIFIFSYFIITSMTMSSVVRLYYKTKRVSAKLSLKDPASVALLYQRICYPLFILIGIIILIIWTS